The DNA segment TCAGTATGGTGGGGGCCGGCGCGCTGCTGATCCTCTGGCCCAAGGCGCCGCTCATCACCATCATGTACCTCTCCCAGACCCTGAACGGCATCCTGCTCCCGGCTGTCCTGATCTTCATGCTCCTGCTGATCAACGACCGGAGGATCATGGGCGAGTGGGTGAACTCACCGGCCTACAACCTGATCGCCTGGGGGACCGCCTTCCTGATGGTCGTGCTTACGCTCTTACTGCTGGTGACCAGCATTATGTAACCTTCTCCACTTAAGGTAGGATGGAAAAACTGGACACCAAAGTCGTATAAAATACCGTGACGGAGGTGTCAGAATGAAGGGGATTCCACAGGGAAGGTACACGAAGGAGTTTCGAGAGGAAGCGGTAAAACTGGTCACGGAAGGGAACATGACGATACCGGCAGCAGCCCGGAGGTTGTCATTACCACCGTCAACGTTGGGGAACTGGCTGCGAGCGAGTAAATCAGGCAAGCTATCTGAGATAGGCAAGAGCCAAAGGCCGCTGACGGAGATCGAGATGGAGTTGGCCAGGACAAA comes from the Candidatus Methylomirabilis tolerans genome and includes:
- a CDS encoding divalent metal cation transporter encodes the protein SMVGAGALLILWPKAPLITIMYLSQTLNGILLPAVLIFMLLLINDRRIMGEWVNSPAYNLIAWGTAFLMVVLTLLLLVTSIM